The proteins below are encoded in one region of Pseudomonas putida NBRC 14164:
- the phnX gene encoding phosphonoacetaldehyde hydrolase, whose product MHYQHPKQLQAAILDWAGTVVDFGSFAPTQIFVEAFAEFGVQVSLEEARGPMGMGKWDHIRTLCDVPAIAARYQAAFGHMPSDDDVTAIYERFMPLQIEKIADHSALIPGALEVIAQLRRQGLKIGSCSGYPAVVMEKVVALALSNGYSADHVVATDEVPNGRPYPAQALANVIALGVSDVAACVKVDDTWPGILEGRSAGMWTVALTCSGNALGLTYEQYKALPEAELEQQRRRIGSLFEGARPHYLIDTITELPGVIADINARLARGEMPQGC is encoded by the coding sequence ATGCACTATCAGCACCCCAAGCAACTGCAGGCCGCCATTCTTGACTGGGCCGGCACCGTGGTGGATTTCGGCTCGTTCGCCCCCACCCAGATCTTCGTCGAGGCCTTTGCCGAGTTCGGCGTGCAGGTCAGCCTGGAGGAAGCCCGCGGGCCCATGGGCATGGGCAAGTGGGACCATATACGCACCCTGTGCGATGTGCCCGCCATTGCTGCGCGCTACCAGGCCGCATTCGGCCATATGCCAAGCGACGATGATGTAACAGCCATCTACGAGCGCTTCATGCCCTTGCAAATCGAGAAGATCGCCGACCATTCGGCGCTGATTCCCGGGGCCCTGGAAGTCATTGCCCAGTTACGCCGGCAAGGGCTGAAAATCGGCTCCTGCTCAGGCTACCCTGCAGTGGTGATGGAAAAGGTGGTGGCCCTGGCCTTGAGCAACGGCTACAGCGCCGACCACGTGGTGGCGACCGATGAGGTACCGAATGGTCGCCCCTACCCCGCGCAGGCACTGGCCAACGTGATTGCCCTGGGGGTCAGCGATGTAGCGGCTTGCGTCAAGGTCGACGACACTTGGCCGGGCATTCTCGAGGGCCGCAGCGCGGGAATGTGGACCGTGGCCCTGACGTGCTCAGGCAACGCTCTCGGGCTGACCTACGAGCAATACAAGGCCCTGCCTGAAGCGGAACTGGAACAGCAACGCCGGCGCATTGGCAGCCTGTTCGAAGGTGCGCGACCGCATTACCTGATCGACACCATCACCGAACTGCCTGGCGTCATCGCCGATATCAATGCCCGCCTGGCGCGTGGAGAAATGCCGCAAGGCTGTTGA
- the phnC gene encoding phosphonate ABC transporter ATP-binding protein, with product MIRIRQLTKGYADNPVLRGIDLDVQAGEFVVILGQSGAGKSTLLRCMNRLAQADTGELQVAGVNAMRAADQRALRRQVAMIFQHHNVVARLSVLKNVLTGRLGHCSTLASLLQLFRRDDVALARDCLRRVELEHKAGSRTDALSGGQMQRVGIARALAQRPQVILADEPVASLDPNTAHVVMQYLREASRTLGITVVCNLHQVELARAFADRIVGLANGRLVFDGPPGQLDEAALQRIYHTPSANEPGQAMAAPRPMLATGTGASA from the coding sequence ATGATCCGTATCCGCCAGCTGACCAAGGGCTACGCCGACAACCCGGTACTGCGCGGCATCGACCTGGATGTTCAGGCCGGTGAATTCGTGGTGATCCTCGGCCAGTCCGGCGCCGGCAAGTCGACCCTGCTGCGCTGCATGAACCGGCTGGCCCAGGCCGACACCGGCGAGTTGCAGGTGGCCGGGGTAAACGCCATGCGTGCAGCCGACCAACGCGCACTGCGCCGGCAGGTAGCGATGATCTTCCAGCATCACAACGTGGTCGCGCGGCTGTCGGTGCTGAAGAACGTGCTGACCGGCCGTCTCGGCCACTGCAGCACCCTTGCCTCGCTGCTACAGCTGTTTCGCCGCGACGACGTGGCCCTGGCGCGTGATTGCCTGCGCCGGGTCGAGCTGGAGCACAAGGCCGGGTCGCGCACCGATGCGCTGTCTGGCGGGCAGATGCAGCGGGTGGGTATCGCCCGTGCGCTGGCCCAGCGACCACAGGTGATCCTGGCCGACGAACCGGTGGCCAGCCTCGACCCGAACACCGCGCATGTGGTCATGCAGTACCTGCGCGAAGCCAGCCGCACCCTCGGCATCACCGTGGTGTGCAACCTGCACCAGGTGGAACTGGCGCGGGCATTCGCCGATCGCATCGTCGGCCTGGCCAACGGGCGCCTGGTGTTCGACGGCCCACCCGGTCAGCTCGACGAAGCCGCGCTGCAGCGCATCTATCACACCCCCTCTGCCAATGAGCCCGGGCAGGCAATGGCTGCACCACGGCCAATGCTGGCCACTGGCACAGGAGCCTCGGCATGA
- the phnE gene encoding phosphonate ABC transporter, permease protein PhnE yields the protein MNPQSHQWLVNTPTRARSWLGAGALLLAIVLVLQWSAEGAQLRWGELANGLPQIGDFLGRSLPPDLSIMPSLWRPALETLQIALWGTLLGIVLAVPLGFLAARNLHGNRWLYQATRQLLNVIRSINELILALVFVSAVGLGPFPGVLALALHGVGMLGKFFAESIEEIDQGPIEALRATGARPLQVIAFGVLPQVITAWIAVVLYRFEVNLRSATVLGMVGAGGLGFELVSSLKLFKYQETATCILVITVMVVLADLISNRLRHAIQGNARH from the coding sequence ATGAACCCGCAGAGCCACCAATGGCTGGTCAACACACCCACTCGCGCTCGCAGCTGGCTGGGCGCTGGCGCGCTGTTGCTGGCGATCGTCCTGGTGCTGCAGTGGAGCGCCGAAGGGGCACAGCTGAGATGGGGCGAACTGGCCAACGGGCTGCCACAGATCGGCGACTTCCTTGGCCGCTCGCTACCGCCAGACCTGAGCATAATGCCCAGTCTGTGGCGCCCGGCCCTGGAAACCTTGCAAATCGCGCTATGGGGCACCCTGCTGGGGATCGTTCTCGCCGTGCCGCTGGGCTTTCTGGCCGCGCGCAACCTGCATGGCAACCGCTGGCTGTACCAGGCCACCCGGCAGCTGCTGAACGTGATCCGCAGCATCAACGAGCTGATCCTGGCCTTGGTGTTCGTCTCGGCGGTAGGGCTGGGGCCCTTCCCAGGCGTGCTGGCCCTGGCGCTGCATGGCGTGGGCATGCTCGGCAAGTTCTTTGCCGAAAGCATCGAGGAAATCGACCAGGGGCCCATTGAAGCGCTGCGGGCCACCGGTGCGCGGCCACTGCAGGTGATCGCCTTCGGCGTGCTGCCGCAAGTGATCACCGCCTGGATCGCCGTGGTGCTGTACCGCTTCGAGGTGAACCTGCGTTCGGCCACGGTGCTGGGCATGGTCGGTGCAGGTGGCCTGGGCTTCGAGCTGGTCAGCAGCCTGAAGCTGTTCAAGTACCAGGAAACCGCCACCTGCATCCTGGTAATCACTGTGATGGTGGTGCTTGCCGACCTCATCTCCAACCGCCTGCGGCATGCCATTCAGGGCAACGCCCGCCACTGA
- the phnD gene encoding phosphonate ABC transporter substrate-binding protein, whose translation MTPFPKLLRCARLALLPLLLAPAVQAQQVLTVGLIPSEDSQAMIKSSQQVLDQLQARLGMPVKPFVATDYNGVIEALRAGKLDVAYLGPFSYVLANQIAGAEAFAVAVTKKTAGSAYHSLIIARQDSGIRTLDDLKGHTFAFVDPSSASGHLFPKAGLEHAGHDPKTLFSRVIFSGSHDASILAVANRKVDAAAVADRILAGAVNNGQVQQQDFQVVWTSPDIPESPMVWRNNLDPELQARLRTAFAGIKDVPWGDQGMLNGFQPTTDAAYNVVRDTAKVLDLDLRSLK comes from the coding sequence ATGACACCCTTCCCGAAACTGTTGCGCTGTGCCCGCCTCGCCCTGCTGCCACTGCTGCTCGCCCCCGCCGTGCAGGCACAGCAGGTGCTGACCGTCGGCCTGATCCCGTCGGAAGACTCCCAGGCCATGATCAAGAGCAGCCAGCAGGTGCTCGACCAGTTGCAAGCGCGCCTGGGCATGCCGGTCAAGCCATTCGTCGCTACTGACTACAACGGTGTGATCGAAGCCCTGCGCGCCGGCAAGCTGGACGTGGCCTATCTCGGCCCGTTTTCCTACGTACTGGCCAACCAGATCGCCGGTGCCGAAGCGTTTGCCGTGGCGGTGACCAAAAAGACTGCCGGCAGCGCCTACCACAGCCTGATCATCGCCCGTCAGGACAGCGGCATTCGAACGCTCGACGACCTCAAGGGCCACACCTTCGCCTTCGTCGACCCCAGCTCGGCCTCCGGCCATCTGTTCCCCAAGGCCGGCCTCGAGCACGCTGGCCATGACCCGAAAACCCTGTTCTCACGGGTGATCTTCTCCGGCTCGCACGATGCCAGCATTCTTGCCGTGGCAAACCGCAAGGTTGATGCAGCGGCCGTGGCCGACCGTATCCTGGCCGGGGCTGTGAACAACGGACAGGTTCAGCAACAGGACTTCCAGGTGGTGTGGACCTCCCCGGACATTCCCGAATCACCGATGGTCTGGCGCAACAACCTCGACCCCGAACTGCAGGCCAGGCTGCGCACCGCGTTTGCCGGGATCAAGGACGTGCCATGGGGCGATCAGGGCATGCTCAATGGCTTCCAGCCGACCACCGACGCGGCCTACAACGTGGTTCGTGACACCGCCAAAGTGCTCGACCTCGACCTGCGGAGCCTGAAATGA
- the psrA gene encoding iron-containing alcohol dehydrogenase PsrA → MPACFHNPVTTVFGGGSLDQIARHCPGKVALVTFPEAEQLGLVARVRSLLGERLVCVIDNVQPNPDVAWLRGVHEAFWAQHGDCDTVLALGGGSAIDTAKALIVGTASGHFDELLELLASGKPFSPARHKTLVAAPTTAGTGSEVTPWATLWDAGQQKKYSLHLSCTWPSVALIDPELMLSVPAGVTVSTGLDALSHALESIWNHNANPLSDTFALSAIDDILDCLPRLQQDLGNRELRARMALAALKAGLAFSNTKTALAHSISYEMTLRHGLPHGIACSFTLPLVLGLAWGRDAGRDQILQKAFGRDLAAAQQRLRAFLHQLGVRTEFADYGVTAAEAQAMIDAAMQGARGRNFIGAQAA, encoded by the coding sequence ATGCCTGCCTGCTTCCACAACCCGGTCACCACCGTTTTCGGCGGTGGCAGCCTGGACCAGATCGCCCGACACTGCCCCGGCAAAGTCGCCCTGGTCACCTTCCCCGAGGCCGAACAGCTCGGCCTGGTTGCGCGGGTGCGCAGCCTGCTGGGCGAGCGACTGGTGTGCGTGATCGACAACGTGCAACCCAACCCCGATGTCGCCTGGCTGCGCGGTGTGCATGAAGCGTTCTGGGCACAGCACGGCGACTGCGATACGGTGCTGGCGCTGGGCGGTGGCAGCGCCATCGATACCGCAAAGGCGTTGATCGTCGGTACCGCTTCTGGCCACTTCGATGAACTGCTTGAGCTGCTGGCCAGCGGCAAACCGTTTTCCCCGGCCCGACACAAGACGCTGGTGGCCGCGCCGACTACGGCAGGCACCGGCAGCGAGGTGACGCCATGGGCCACCTTGTGGGACGCGGGCCAGCAGAAGAAGTACTCGCTGCACCTGAGCTGTACCTGGCCCAGCGTGGCGCTTATCGACCCGGAACTGATGCTCAGCGTGCCGGCCGGGGTGACGGTATCCACCGGGCTGGATGCCTTGTCCCACGCGCTGGAATCGATCTGGAACCACAACGCCAATCCGCTCTCCGATACCTTCGCGCTGTCGGCCATCGACGACATTCTCGACTGCCTGCCACGCCTGCAGCAGGACCTGGGCAACCGCGAGCTGCGGGCACGCATGGCGTTGGCTGCACTGAAGGCCGGGCTGGCGTTTTCCAACACCAAGACTGCCCTGGCCCACTCCATTTCCTACGAAATGACCTTGCGCCACGGCCTGCCCCACGGTATCGCCTGCTCGTTCACCCTGCCGCTGGTGCTGGGCCTGGCCTGGGGCCGTGATGCCGGGCGTGACCAGATCCTGCAGAAGGCCTTCGGCCGCGACCTGGCAGCGGCCCAACAGCGCTTGCGAGCATTTCTCCATCAGCTGGGCGTGCGCACCGAATTCGCAGACTACGGCGTGACAGCCGCCGAGGCCCAGGCGATGATCGACGCCGCCATGCAGGGCGCCCGTGGGCGCAATTTCATCGGCGCCCAAGCCGCCTGA
- a CDS encoding LysR substrate-binding domain-containing protein encodes MSTARLRTFLAVARHASFSAGARAIGLSQPTATNQIQGLEREFDVELFHRRGRRIELTAVGRALLPIAQQMSMLEAEATSLLRDSGQLNRGELKIGAVGPFHVIEMVDRYRQAYPQIDVSIRVGNSASVLADLQGYVTDIGVLAGLHHDPAFVAQRYARHPVILFARADHPFARHDQVPLQALQGQPLLRREQGSTTRLALDNALEAAQVTPRIAMEIGSREALREAVIRGIGIGAVSEAEYIGDPRLKMIRIAQDPVYTETYLYCLADRQSSQVIASFQRCLQAWHG; translated from the coding sequence ATGTCTACCGCTCGCCTGCGCACTTTCCTTGCCGTGGCCCGGCACGCCAGCTTCAGCGCCGGGGCCAGGGCCATCGGCCTCAGCCAGCCGACCGCGACCAACCAGATCCAGGGGTTGGAACGCGAATTTGATGTCGAGCTGTTTCACCGCCGCGGTCGGCGCATCGAGCTGACCGCAGTTGGCCGCGCCTTGCTGCCCATTGCCCAGCAGATGTCGATGCTCGAAGCCGAGGCGACCAGCCTGCTGCGCGACAGTGGCCAGCTAAACCGTGGTGAGCTGAAGATCGGTGCAGTGGGGCCGTTTCATGTGATCGAAATGGTCGACCGCTATCGGCAGGCGTACCCCCAGATCGACGTGTCCATCCGCGTGGGCAACTCGGCGTCAGTGCTGGCCGATCTGCAGGGCTATGTGACCGACATCGGTGTGTTGGCGGGGCTGCACCATGATCCGGCGTTTGTCGCACAACGTTATGCCAGGCACCCGGTGATCCTGTTCGCCCGCGCCGATCACCCTTTTGCCCGCCACGATCAGGTGCCGCTGCAAGCCCTGCAGGGGCAGCCGTTGCTACGCCGTGAGCAGGGTTCGACTACGCGGCTGGCGCTGGACAATGCGCTGGAAGCGGCGCAGGTAACACCGCGCATCGCCATGGAAATCGGCAGCCGCGAGGCGCTGCGCGAGGCGGTGATCCGTGGCATCGGCATCGGCGCGGTGTCCGAGGCGGAATACATTGGCGACCCGCGCCTGAAGATGATCCGCATTGCGCAGGACCCGGTGTACACGGAGACTTACCTGTATTGCCTGGCTGATCGGCAGAGCAGCCAGGTAATTGCGTCTTTCCAACGTTGCCTGCAAGCCTGGCACGGCTAA
- a CDS encoding LysR substrate-binding domain-containing protein — MYQYHKWLRSFHAVARTGSFTQAAELLSIGQPTVSEQVSGLEKRFCVELLHRRGRFIELSPAGHQLYEITQGLFGQEDEALQLLHSFQQRKQGMLRIGAVSPPIAMSLTYELMQRYPQIELETSFSSEAGTLERLYNFDIDLAILALSEFDQRLNTRLYRTCPILAVVRDDHPWAGQTSVSVKDIAGQRVVLREAASRTRQLVEEGCRRHGVSLDCAMQLNSREAIVHAVVHGIGVGFVSAVEYADRPGTRSVAFIEDPFHISYYLCCLGIRRNRAIIAELFDALSAH, encoded by the coding sequence ATGTACCAGTACCACAAGTGGTTGCGCTCCTTCCATGCCGTGGCGCGGACCGGCAGTTTCACCCAGGCCGCCGAGCTGCTGAGCATCGGCCAGCCGACTGTCAGCGAGCAGGTCAGCGGCCTGGAAAAACGCTTTTGCGTGGAACTGCTCCACCGCCGCGGGCGCTTCATCGAGCTGAGCCCGGCAGGCCACCAGCTCTACGAAATTACCCAGGGCCTGTTCGGCCAGGAGGACGAAGCGTTGCAACTGCTGCACAGCTTCCAGCAACGCAAGCAAGGCATGCTGCGCATCGGCGCGGTGTCGCCGCCGATCGCCATGAGCCTGACGTACGAGCTGATGCAGCGCTACCCGCAGATCGAACTGGAAACCTCGTTCAGCAGCGAAGCCGGGACACTGGAGCGGCTGTACAACTTCGACATCGACCTGGCCATCCTCGCCCTGTCGGAGTTCGACCAGCGCCTGAACACCCGGCTGTACCGTACCTGCCCGATTCTGGCGGTGGTGCGCGACGACCATCCCTGGGCCGGGCAGACGAGTGTCAGCGTAAAGGACATTGCCGGTCAGCGCGTGGTGCTGCGCGAGGCGGCATCGCGCACCCGCCAGCTTGTGGAGGAAGGCTGCCGTCGGCATGGCGTTTCACTGGACTGCGCGATGCAGTTGAACAGCCGCGAAGCCATTGTGCATGCGGTGGTGCACGGCATCGGCGTGGGCTTTGTCTCGGCGGTGGAGTATGCCGACCGGCCCGGCACGCGTTCTGTCGCTTTTATCGAAGACCCGTTCCACATCAGTTACTACCTGTGCTGCCTGGGCATCCGCCGTAACCGGGCGATCATTGCCGAACTGTTCGACGCGCTCAGCGCGCACTGA
- a CDS encoding aldehyde dehydrogenase (NADP(+)), with protein MSIEHRLNHIAGQLSGNGDVLLNSVDAHTGEPLPYAFHQATGDEVEAAVQAADAAYPAYRSTSPAQRAAFLDAIANELDALGDDFIQHVMRETALPEARIRGERSRTSNQLRLFAEVVRRGDFYAARIDRALPQRTPLPRPDLRQYRIGVGPVAVFGASNFPLAFSTAGGDTASALAGGCPVVFKAHSGHMLTAAHVAGAIDRAVASSGMPAGVLNLIYGAGVGEALVKHPAIQAVGFTGSLRGGRALCDMAAARPQPIPVFAEMSSINPVIVLPQALQARGEQVAGELAASVVMGCGQFCTNPGLVVGIQSPQFEHFVQTLVARMADQGPQTMLNAGTLRSYQNGVQHLLAHPGIQHLAGQPHTGNQAQPQLFKADVSLLLKGDPLLQEEVFGPTTVVVEVADAEQLAEALRHLQGQLTATLIAEPDDLHAFASLVPLLERKAGRLLLNGYPTGVEVSDAMVHGGPYPATSDARGTSVGTLAIDRFLRPVCFQNYPDALLPDALKNANPLGIARLLDGVNSRDAV; from the coding sequence ATGTCCATCGAACATCGCCTGAACCATATCGCCGGCCAACTCAGCGGCAACGGTGACGTGCTGCTGAACAGCGTCGACGCCCACACCGGGGAGCCGCTGCCTTACGCCTTCCACCAGGCGACCGGCGACGAAGTAGAGGCTGCCGTGCAGGCCGCCGACGCCGCCTATCCCGCCTACCGCAGCACCAGCCCGGCCCAGCGTGCCGCTTTCCTCGACGCCATTGCCAACGAGCTGGACGCACTGGGTGACGACTTCATCCAGCATGTGATGCGCGAAACCGCGCTGCCCGAAGCCCGCATCCGTGGCGAACGCAGCCGTACCAGCAACCAGCTGCGCCTGTTTGCCGAGGTGGTGCGCCGAGGTGACTTCTACGCCGCGCGCATCGACCGTGCCCTGCCCCAGCGTACCCCGCTGCCGCGTCCGGACCTGCGCCAGTACCGCATCGGCGTGGGCCCGGTGGCCGTGTTCGGTGCCAGCAACTTCCCGCTGGCCTTCTCCACTGCTGGCGGGGACACCGCCTCGGCGCTGGCCGGTGGCTGCCCGGTGGTGTTCAAGGCCCACAGCGGGCACATGCTTACTGCCGCCCATGTGGCTGGCGCCATTGACCGCGCGGTGGCCAGCAGCGGTATGCCGGCGGGTGTTCTCAACCTGATCTACGGTGCCGGCGTGGGCGAAGCGCTGGTCAAGCACCCGGCCATCCAGGCGGTCGGTTTTACCGGCTCGCTGCGCGGTGGCCGCGCCCTGTGCGACATGGCGGCGGCACGCCCGCAGCCAATCCCCGTATTTGCCGAAATGAGCAGCATCAACCCGGTGATCGTCCTGCCCCAGGCGCTGCAAGCCCGTGGCGAGCAGGTAGCCGGCGAACTGGCTGCCTCGGTGGTGATGGGTTGCGGCCAGTTCTGCACCAACCCTGGCCTGGTGGTGGGCATCCAGTCGCCGCAATTCGAGCATTTCGTGCAAACGCTGGTGGCACGCATGGCCGACCAGGGCCCGCAGACCATGCTGAACGCCGGCACCCTGCGCAGCTACCAGAACGGTGTGCAGCACCTGCTGGCGCACCCGGGTATCCAGCACCTGGCCGGGCAGCCACACACCGGCAACCAGGCCCAGCCACAGCTGTTCAAGGCAGACGTAAGCCTGCTGCTGAAGGGCGACCCGCTGCTGCAGGAAGAAGTATTCGGCCCGACCACCGTAGTGGTGGAGGTGGCCGACGCCGAGCAACTGGCCGAAGCGCTGCGCCACCTGCAAGGGCAACTGACCGCCACGCTGATTGCCGAGCCTGATGACCTGCACGCCTTCGCCTCGCTCGTGCCGTTGCTGGAGCGCAAGGCCGGGCGCCTGCTGCTCAACGGCTACCCGACCGGTGTGGAGGTTTCCGATGCAATGGTGCATGGCGGGCCTTACCCGGCCACCTCCGACGCACGCGGCACCTCGGTCGGCACCTTGGCCATCGACCGCTTCCTGCGCCCGGTGTGCTTCCAGAACTACCCCGATGCACTGCTGCCGGATGCATTGAAAAACGCAAACCCGCTGGGGATTGCGCGGTTGCTCGATGGCGTGAACAGCCGCGACGCAGTGTGA
- a CDS encoding LysR family transcriptional regulator, giving the protein MYSSERLKGIDVFVAVADLGSFTAAAERLNLTSSAISKSVARLEARLGARLFNRTTRTLSLSEAGVIFYRTCTSVLADLEEVEHALVASDNEPHGKVRIELPASYGRLHVLPLILDFIRLHPLLQPHVSFSDRFVDPVHEGIDIVVRIGGPDAWPAALGHQYFGAQRLMFCAAPAYLEKHGVPQDERDLEYHHCVGYGHTDGMVSPWLFKGRQPGEMERRSVQPRIAVGDGEGEVAAVLAGHGIGQLPTWLTQQHLDQGRLVEVLPGLATDGLPMNLVWLKSREGLPKVRALLDYLLPRLAPHGTRASDAR; this is encoded by the coding sequence ATGTACTCCTCCGAACGCCTTAAAGGCATCGACGTATTCGTTGCCGTCGCTGATCTGGGCAGCTTCACGGCAGCCGCAGAGCGGCTCAACCTCACCAGCTCGGCCATCAGCAAGAGCGTGGCCCGGCTGGAGGCCCGCCTGGGCGCAAGGCTATTCAACCGCACCACACGCACCTTGTCGCTCAGCGAGGCTGGCGTCATCTTCTACCGTACCTGCACCTCGGTCCTGGCCGACCTGGAAGAGGTCGAGCACGCACTGGTCGCCAGCGACAACGAACCCCATGGCAAGGTCCGGATAGAACTGCCAGCCTCCTACGGCCGCCTGCATGTGCTGCCCTTGATTCTGGACTTCATCCGCCTGCACCCATTGCTGCAACCGCACGTGTCTTTCTCCGACCGTTTTGTCGACCCGGTGCACGAAGGTATCGACATCGTGGTGCGAATCGGTGGCCCGGATGCCTGGCCGGCCGCACTTGGCCACCAGTACTTCGGTGCCCAGCGCCTGATGTTCTGTGCTGCACCCGCCTACCTGGAAAAGCACGGCGTGCCACAAGACGAACGCGACCTGGAATACCACCACTGCGTCGGCTATGGCCATACCGATGGCATGGTCAGCCCCTGGCTGTTCAAGGGCCGCCAACCTGGCGAAATGGAACGACGCAGCGTCCAACCCCGCATCGCGGTGGGGGACGGTGAAGGTGAAGTTGCAGCAGTGCTGGCCGGTCATGGTATCGGCCAGCTACCAACCTGGCTGACCCAGCAACACCTCGATCAAGGGCGGCTGGTCGAAGTGTTGCCCGGGCTGGCCACCGACGGCCTGCCAATGAATCTGGTGTGGCTCAAAAGCCGCGAGGGGCTACCCAAGGTCCGCGCCCTGCTCGACTACCTGCTGCCTCGGCTGGCGCCTCATGGTACCCGGGCCAGCGATGCGCGCTGA
- a CDS encoding MFS transporter produces the protein MNRAQTLTGALPSTMPFRLAQWRMLLAAMFCYLFFYTGRQTFGFAIPGIQAEFGLSKETLGWASTAMLWMYAIGQAINGNLADKFGGRRIMSIGAVLSCGANWVTSFAGGFLSLILPWGVNGYFQALGWAPGSRLLSNWWGAAERGKVYGFYVFAAGCASVLSYVTSVVVIDVLHLEWRWIFRLPVLLMLAGGIVFYLVARERPQDMGYPALDDTGVANAEDSANAATQGGEETSRQRYLAVLKNPRLLVAAVSLGFQNAARYGLIVWVPVHFLGANWQKGDSFIDPKWITIALPVGMAVGALSNGWVSDKLFGSKRYKAIMLYMVLGALTSLWMWSLPAHSAVGLLALFLCGFFVYGPASSFWALCPDLVGARRAGTATGIMNFASYLFAGLAEPLIGRMLDTTGNTSLIFVVVTTACACSALVALFVRR, from the coding sequence ATGAACCGTGCACAAACCCTGACTGGCGCGCTGCCCAGCACCATGCCGTTTCGCCTCGCGCAATGGCGCATGCTGCTGGCCGCGATGTTCTGCTACCTGTTCTTCTACACCGGGCGCCAAACTTTCGGTTTCGCCATCCCCGGGATCCAGGCCGAGTTCGGCCTGAGCAAGGAAACCCTCGGCTGGGCCTCCACCGCCATGCTGTGGATGTATGCCATTGGCCAGGCCATCAATGGCAACCTCGCCGACAAGTTCGGCGGCCGGCGCATCATGAGCATCGGCGCCGTGCTGTCGTGCGGCGCCAACTGGGTCACCAGCTTTGCTGGCGGTTTTCTCAGCCTGATCCTGCCGTGGGGCGTCAACGGCTACTTCCAGGCCCTGGGCTGGGCGCCCGGCAGCCGCTTGCTGTCAAACTGGTGGGGCGCTGCCGAGCGCGGCAAGGTTTATGGCTTCTATGTGTTCGCCGCCGGCTGCGCTTCGGTGCTGTCGTACGTCACCTCGGTAGTGGTGATTGATGTACTGCACCTGGAGTGGCGGTGGATCTTCCGCCTGCCGGTGCTGCTGATGCTGGCCGGTGGCATCGTTTTTTACCTGGTTGCCCGGGAACGCCCGCAGGACATGGGCTACCCCGCGCTGGACGACACCGGCGTAGCCAACGCCGAAGACAGCGCCAACGCGGCCACCCAGGGCGGCGAAGAAACCTCGCGCCAGCGTTACCTAGCCGTTCTGAAAAACCCGCGCCTGCTGGTGGCCGCAGTGTCGCTGGGCTTCCAGAACGCTGCGCGCTACGGGCTGATCGTCTGGGTACCGGTGCATTTCCTGGGTGCCAACTGGCAGAAAGGCGACAGTTTCATCGACCCGAAGTGGATCACCATCGCCTTGCCGGTGGGCATGGCCGTGGGCGCGCTGAGCAACGGCTGGGTGTCGGACAAGCTGTTCGGTAGCAAGCGCTACAAGGCAATCATGCTGTACATGGTGTTGGGCGCGCTCACCAGCCTGTGGATGTGGAGCCTGCCGGCACACAGCGCGGTCGGCCTGCTGGCGCTGTTCCTCTGCGGTTTCTTTGTCTATGGCCCTGCATCGAGCTTCTGGGCGTTGTGCCCGGACCTGGTTGGCGCCCGCCGGGCCGGCACCGCCACAGGAATCATGAATTTCGCCTCGTACCTGTTCGCCGGGCTGGCGGAGCCGCTGATCGGACGTATGCTCGATACCACCGGCAATACGTCGCTGATCTTCGTCGTGGTCACCACAGCCTGCGCCTGCAGTGCCCTGGTGGCCCTGTTCGTGCGCCGCTGA